A DNA window from Bacillus sp. BGMRC 2118 contains the following coding sequences:
- a CDS encoding lipoate--protein ligase family protein encodes MSLLTQSHWRIIDQSSLGALFEAKQSFAIDDTLCASVGSGQSHPVLRSWVHHNTVVLGIQDTRLHDLEKGITYLQEQGFHTIVRNSGGLAVVLDQDVLNLSLIFPDSEKGIDINRGYDAMVELVSHLLKDESVSFEAREIVGSYCPGSYDLSIGGRKFAGISQRRLRGGIAVQIYLCVSGSGSRRAELIKNFYEIGKSDNESKFSPPTIVPSTMASLSELLNKEITIPQIMYSSMLALKNLGATLENSGLTQEELPVYEANLSRMIDRNDKALGDLSTM; translated from the coding sequence ATGTCACTACTCACTCAATCACATTGGAGAATAATCGACCAAAGTTCCTTAGGAGCACTTTTTGAGGCAAAGCAGTCATTTGCCATTGATGATACGCTATGCGCCTCTGTTGGTAGCGGCCAATCTCATCCTGTTCTCCGTTCCTGGGTACATCACAATACCGTTGTCCTTGGAATTCAGGATACTCGGTTGCATGATTTAGAAAAAGGGATTACCTACTTGCAAGAACAAGGATTTCACACAATTGTACGGAATTCCGGAGGGCTTGCTGTTGTACTTGATCAGGATGTACTCAATTTATCGTTAATTTTTCCTGATAGTGAAAAAGGGATTGATATTAATCGGGGCTATGATGCGATGGTTGAGCTTGTTAGCCATCTATTAAAGGATGAATCTGTTTCTTTTGAAGCTAGAGAAATTGTAGGCTCTTATTGTCCTGGTAGTTATGATCTTAGTATAGGTGGGAGAAAATTTGCAGGAATTTCCCAACGAAGATTACGTGGAGGTATTGCTGTACAGATATACTTATGTGTATCAGGTAGTGGATCTCGCCGAGCTGAACTGATCAAAAACTTTTATGAAATAGGAAAGTCTGATAATGAATCTAAATTCTCTCCACCTACTATCGTACCATCCACAATGGCTTCACTTTCTGAGTTACTAAATAAAGAAATAACCATACCGCAAATTATGTATTCTTCCATGCTAGCCTTAAAAAATCTTGGTGCGACATTAGAGAATTCTGGGCTGACTCAAGAAGAATTACCTGTATACGAAGCAAACTTAAGTCGTATGATTGATCGAAATGATAAAGCACTTGGAGACTTGAGTACTATGTAG
- a CDS encoding heme-dependent peroxidase has protein sequence MSEAAKTLDGWYSLHEFRSMNWTAWKSLSSDERQMAISEFQGLLEKWGTAEESKTGSHAFYSIIGQKADFMFMLLRPTLEEINELEMEFNKTMIAEFTVPTYSYVSVVELSNYLPAGEDPYQNPEILARLYPTLPKWKHICFYPMDKKRDGQDNWYMLPMEDRRSMMRSHGMIGRKYAGKVKQIITGSVGFDDYEWGVTLFADDPLEFKKLVYEMRFDEVSARFGDFGSFFVGNILAAEKLPQFLHVN, from the coding sequence ATGAGTGAAGCAGCAAAAACTCTAGATGGCTGGTATTCTCTGCACGAATTCCGTTCAATGAACTGGACTGCATGGAAAAGCTTAAGCAGTGATGAAAGACAAATGGCAATTTCCGAGTTTCAAGGATTACTTGAAAAGTGGGGCACCGCTGAAGAGAGTAAAACAGGCAGCCATGCTTTCTACAGCATTATCGGTCAAAAGGCAGACTTCATGTTCATGCTTTTACGTCCAACTCTAGAAGAAATTAATGAATTAGAGATGGAATTCAACAAAACCATGATTGCTGAATTTACAGTTCCTACTTATTCTTATGTATCAGTTGTTGAACTAAGTAACTATTTACCTGCAGGTGAAGACCCTTACCAAAACCCTGAAATTCTTGCTCGCTTGTATCCTACTCTACCAAAATGGAAACATATTTGTTTCTATCCAATGGACAAAAAGCGTGACGGTCAAGATAACTGGTACATGCTTCCTATGGAAGATCGCCGCAGTATGATGAGAAGTCACGGTATGATCGGTAGAAAATATGCAGGTAAAGTAAAGCAAATTATCACCGGATCTGTTGGTTTTGACGATTACGAATGGGGAGTTACACTATTCGCTGACGACCCACTTGAATTCAAAAAACTTGTATATGAAATGAGATTTGATGAAGTAAGTGCACGCTTTGGTGACTTTGGTTCATTCTTTGTCGGAAATATCCTAGCTGCCGAGAAGCTTCCTCAATTCTTACACGTTAATTAA
- a CDS encoding DUF423 domain-containing protein — translation MKLFIVIGAINALIAVALGAFGAHGLEGKLSAKMLEVWKTGVTYQMFHAIGLLVIGLLVGKYENVASFTWAGWIMFIGIVLFSGSLYALSTTGIKFFGPITPLGGVAFLIAWFMVIIGAVKYL, via the coding sequence ATGAAACTATTTATCGTAATCGGTGCAATAAATGCATTAATTGCAGTTGCACTAGGTGCTTTTGGAGCACATGGACTTGAAGGAAAGTTATCAGCAAAGATGCTGGAAGTATGGAAAACGGGAGTAACATACCAGATGTTCCATGCGATTGGCCTATTAGTTATTGGTTTACTGGTAGGTAAGTACGAGAATGTTGCGTCCTTTACATGGGCGGGTTGGATTATGTTTATTGGAATCGTTTTATTCTCAGGTAGTTTATATGCATTAAGTACAACGGGAATTAAATTCTTCGGTCCAATTACTCCATTAGGTGGGGTTGCCTTTTTAATTGCTTGGTTCATGGTCATCATTGGTGCTGTGAAATATTTGTAA
- the gerQ gene encoding spore coat protein GerQ codes for MNQKYAQTNPYGYFGTGFPAQGMQQPVPTTLTYNPYAQAGGPFVQPGAPNVGMQNPAELVPGMLPLEQSYIENILRLNKGKLATVYMTFENNREVFKGIVEAAGRDHIILSDPQTGMRYLLLMVFLNYITFDEELAYEYPYGTAPLTTYNPR; via the coding sequence ATGAATCAAAAGTATGCACAAACAAATCCTTATGGTTATTTTGGGACTGGATTTCCTGCTCAAGGTATGCAGCAACCGGTACCTACCACATTGACGTATAACCCGTATGCCCAGGCTGGTGGACCTTTCGTGCAGCCAGGTGCTCCTAACGTAGGAATGCAAAATCCGGCAGAACTTGTGCCAGGTATGCTTCCTTTAGAACAGTCTTATATTGAAAATATTTTACGATTAAACAAAGGTAAGCTTGCAACGGTTTATATGACATTTGAAAACAACCGTGAAGTATTCAAGGGAATTGTTGAAGCTGCAGGTCGTGACCATATCATACTGAGCGATCCTCAAACTGGAATGAGATACTTACTATTAATGGTATTCCTAAATTATATTACATTTGATGAAGAACTAGCTTACGAATATCCATATGGTACTGCACCATTAACAACGTATAACCCTAGATAG
- the pxpB gene encoding 5-oxoprolinase subunit PxpB, which translates to MVPYTIQPLSDTSLLITFKHNHPDQLLNYIHHIARRLGEQRHPSIIDIVPAFETIMIEYNTSICTFDQMKNVVAPFLEGKNKFKATESIHHSIPICYDEQVALDLVELAHAKNMTPKEMIQLHLDTTYKVAIMGFLPGFPYLTGLDNRLHTPRKSTPRTHVPKGAVGIGGLYTGIYPLSSPGGWNIIGQTPIQLFNPSKAQPFLFQPGDTLSFYAISIEELEASDETD; encoded by the coding sequence ATGGTTCCATACACCATTCAACCACTTAGTGATACGAGTTTACTCATCACATTCAAACACAACCATCCTGATCAATTACTGAACTATATACATCATATAGCACGCCGGTTAGGTGAACAAAGGCATCCCTCCATTATAGACATTGTTCCGGCATTTGAAACAATCATGATTGAATATAACACATCAATTTGTACATTTGATCAAATGAAAAATGTTGTAGCGCCTTTTCTTGAAGGTAAAAACAAGTTTAAGGCAACTGAGTCAATACACCATTCTATACCTATTTGTTATGACGAGCAGGTAGCTTTAGATTTGGTAGAGCTCGCTCATGCAAAAAACATGACTCCCAAAGAGATGATACAACTCCATCTGGATACTACATATAAAGTCGCTATAATGGGGTTTCTCCCTGGATTTCCTTATTTAACAGGACTTGATAACCGTCTTCACACACCTCGAAAATCGACACCTAGAACTCATGTCCCGAAAGGAGCCGTCGGAATTGGAGGACTCTATACAGGGATTTATCCTCTATCGTCACCTGGAGGATGGAATATTATTGGACAGACTCCTATCCAATTATTTAACCCATCGAAGGCACAGCCCTTTTTATTTCAGCCCGGAGATACATTATCGTTCTACGCAATTAGCATAGAGGAATTGGAGGCTAGTGATGAAACAGATTGA
- the pta gene encoding phosphate acetyltransferase — protein sequence MSDLFQAVKSAVEGKNIKIVFPEGTDERILVATNRLAEEGILTPILIGNMTDIKNKAAEKGLALNGVTILDPANYDEQDAMVQAFVERRKGKATEEDARKILLDENYFGTMLVYMEKAEGLVSGAAHSTADTVRPALQIIKTKQGVKKTSGVFIMVREDEKYVFADCAINISPDSQDLAEIAVESAKTAGLFGIDPRIAMLSFSTKGSAKSSETERVVEAVRIAKEIDPNLLLDGEFQFDAAFVPSVAAKKAPDSVLKGDANVFIFPSLEAGNIGYKIAQRLGKFEAIGPILQGLNKPVNDLSRGCNEEDVYKLALITAAQSL from the coding sequence GTGAGTGATTTATTTCAAGCAGTCAAGAGCGCAGTAGAGGGAAAAAATATTAAAATTGTATTCCCGGAAGGAACAGATGAAAGAATTTTAGTAGCAACCAATCGTTTAGCTGAGGAAGGGATTTTAACTCCAATTTTAATCGGTAATATGACAGACATAAAAAATAAAGCAGCAGAAAAGGGATTAGCGTTAAATGGAGTGACAATTTTGGATCCTGCAAATTATGACGAGCAGGATGCCATGGTACAAGCATTTGTTGAAAGAAGAAAAGGGAAGGCAACCGAAGAGGATGCAAGAAAAATCCTTTTGGACGAAAATTACTTTGGTACAATGCTTGTCTATATGGAAAAGGCAGAAGGTCTGGTAAGTGGAGCAGCACATTCTACAGCTGACACGGTTAGACCGGCCCTACAAATCATTAAAACGAAGCAGGGTGTCAAGAAAACATCTGGTGTATTTATCATGGTAAGAGAAGATGAAAAGTATGTGTTTGCAGATTGCGCAATTAACATTTCTCCTGATAGCCAGGATTTAGCTGAAATTGCAGTTGAAAGTGCAAAGACAGCTGGCTTGTTTGGAATTGACCCACGTATTGCGATGCTTAGCTTTTCAACAAAAGGGTCGGCCAAATCTTCTGAAACAGAAAGAGTTGTAGAGGCAGTAAGGATTGCTAAAGAAATAGACCCGAATCTTTTACTAGATGGGGAATTTCAGTTTGATGCAGCGTTCGTACCATCTGTAGCGGCTAAGAAGGCACCTGATTCCGTGCTCAAGGGTGATGCCAATGTTTTTATCTTTCCGAGCCTGGAAGCAGGGAATATTGGGTATAAAATTGCGCAACGACTAGGAAAGTTTGAAGCAATTGGTCCTATCTTGCAAGGCCTAAATAAACCGGTAAATGATTTATCACGTGGTTGTAATGAAGAGGATGTGTATAAGCTTGCGTTAATAACGGCGGCACAATCTTTGTAA
- a CDS encoding cell wall hydrolase codes for MAVVAHTEDDVKLLARLLRAEAEGEGQQGMLLVGNVGVNRARAACLDFKKITNIRQMIYQSPGGFEATKKGYFYQAARPTEIELARRVLKGQRFNPAEYSLWFFKPGGNCPAQWYNQWNSGRFKSHCFYKPTSENCPDVYR; via the coding sequence ATGGCTGTAGTTGCTCATACGGAGGATGATGTGAAGCTTTTAGCTCGGCTCTTACGTGCTGAAGCAGAAGGCGAAGGACAGCAAGGAATGCTATTAGTTGGAAATGTAGGAGTTAATCGTGCTCGTGCTGCTTGTTTAGATTTCAAGAAAATCACCAACATCCGCCAAATGATTTATCAAAGTCCTGGTGGTTTTGAAGCAACAAAAAAGGGCTACTTTTATCAGGCAGCTAGACCCACTGAAATCGAGTTAGCACGGAGAGTGTTAAAAGGACAACGCTTCAACCCGGCTGAATACTCACTTTGGTTTTTCAAACCAGGTGGTAATTGCCCCGCTCAGTGGTATAACCAGTGGAACTCAGGAAGGTTTAAGTCTCACTGTTTTTACAAACCAACTTCGGAGAATTGTCCAGATGTGTATCGTTAA
- a CDS encoding PspC domain-containing protein produces the protein MQNKLRKSDKDKSIHGVCGGIAEFYGISSFAVRLIFIFLPANLLIYIILANTMPDRPPSL, from the coding sequence TTGCAAAACAAGTTAAGAAAGTCTGATAAAGATAAGTCCATCCACGGTGTTTGTGGAGGGATAGCAGAGTTTTATGGTATATCCTCTTTTGCAGTTAGATTAATTTTCATTTTCCTACCAGCTAATTTGCTTATTTATATTATACTTGCAAATACAATGCCTGATCGGCCACCTTCATTGTAA
- a CDS encoding biotin-dependent carboxyltransferase family protein, translating into MSRKPIIHIEKKGLATSFQDKGRFGYQRYGVVTSGAMDSFAFQSANALVGNPLHAVCLEFCVVGPTLTFLDSVTFAICGANLSPTLNSSPIQGWRTYTAKIGDVLRFGKQLQGNFAYLAIRGSFDIEDVLGSKSTYQKAGIGTMVNSDTTYYSTNPSLTNRNRGLIQEEIPDYSQEINVRYIRGPHLDYLQEEAAFIFEKQAYTYTLGDRMGYRLHGETAIHSEQRSLSSDPIPLGGIQIPPDGHPIVLLADRQTTGGYPRIGTVISCDIPKFVQLPLQGKVSFQPITIENAQMLNRRYFFPYKSPQ; encoded by the coding sequence GTGAGTAGAAAACCAATCATCCACATTGAGAAAAAGGGATTAGCCACTAGCTTTCAGGATAAAGGAAGATTTGGATATCAGCGCTACGGTGTTGTCACTTCTGGTGCAATGGATTCCTTTGCTTTTCAATCAGCCAATGCATTGGTAGGAAATCCTTTGCATGCTGTTTGTCTTGAATTTTGTGTTGTCGGTCCAACACTCACCTTCTTAGATTCAGTTACTTTTGCAATTTGTGGAGCAAATTTATCTCCAACATTGAACTCATCTCCAATACAGGGATGGAGAACGTATACAGCAAAAATAGGGGATGTACTCCGGTTTGGAAAACAACTACAAGGAAACTTTGCATATTTAGCGATTAGAGGCAGTTTTGATATTGAAGATGTATTAGGCAGCAAGTCCACCTATCAAAAGGCTGGTATCGGAACAATGGTGAATTCAGATACCACTTACTATAGTACGAACCCCAGTTTGACCAATCGAAACCGAGGGCTCATTCAAGAGGAAATTCCTGATTATAGTCAAGAAATAAACGTTCGTTATATTAGAGGGCCCCATTTAGACTATTTACAAGAAGAGGCTGCATTCATATTTGAAAAACAAGCTTATACCTATACACTTGGAGATCGAATGGGGTATCGACTACACGGAGAAACGGCCATCCATTCTGAACAAAGGTCCCTTTCTTCAGACCCCATTCCTTTAGGAGGTATTCAAATTCCTCCTGATGGTCACCCGATTGTTTTACTGGCCGATCGACAAACAACGGGAGGGTATCCAAGAATCGGCACAGTCATTAGCTGTGATATTCCCAAATTTGTTCAGCTGCCTCTTCAAGGGAAGGTAAGCTTTCAGCCAATAACCATAGAAAACGCCCAAATGTTAAATAGAAGATACTTTTTCCCATACAAAAGCCCCCAATAA
- a CDS encoding LamB/YcsF family protein: MKQIDINCDLGEGFGIYTIGQDDILLHYISSANIACGFHAGDPTIMSRTIKMAKEKGVNVGAHPGFYDLHGFGRRPLQLDADEIKSLMLYQLGAIQALCHAERVPLTHVKPHGALYNMASTEPYIAKAVVEAIKLFDPTLVVYGLAHSELIQACIDVNVPYAIEAFIDRTYQDDGTLTPRYLANSSISTIKESIEQALSIIERNEVTTISGSIIRIEADTLCIHGDHQGSEKLASQLQMALSDKGIQIMPLGVKK; encoded by the coding sequence ATGAAACAGATTGATATAAACTGTGATTTAGGCGAAGGCTTTGGAATCTATACAATAGGGCAGGATGATATACTCTTACACTATATTTCTTCAGCCAATATTGCCTGTGGATTCCATGCAGGTGATCCAACTATTATGAGTAGGACAATTAAAATGGCAAAGGAAAAAGGAGTAAATGTCGGTGCACATCCAGGCTTCTATGATTTACATGGATTTGGAAGACGTCCCTTGCAACTAGATGCAGATGAAATCAAAAGTCTAATGTTATACCAACTAGGTGCCATTCAAGCATTATGTCATGCAGAGCGTGTACCATTAACCCATGTTAAGCCACATGGTGCCTTATACAATATGGCTTCAACTGAACCGTATATTGCAAAAGCTGTTGTAGAAGCTATCAAATTATTTGACCCGACTTTAGTTGTATATGGACTGGCTCACAGCGAACTCATTCAAGCTTGCATTGATGTAAACGTCCCTTATGCCATTGAAGCTTTTATCGACCGAACCTACCAGGATGATGGAACATTAACACCAAGATATCTTGCTAACTCTTCTATCTCAACGATTAAGGAATCCATTGAACAGGCTCTTTCCATTATTGAAAGAAATGAAGTGACCACTATCTCCGGCTCTATTATTCGTATAGAAGCAGATACATTATGTATACATGGCGACCATCAGGGCTCTGAAAAGCTAGCATCCCAATTACAAATGGCACTAAGTGATAAAGGCATTCAAATCATGCCTTTAGGAGTAAAAAAGTGA